The following is a genomic window from Brevibacterium limosum.
ACACCGTCGTGCTCAAGCCCTCGGAGAAGGATCCGACAGCGGCGAACTGGCTCGCAGAGCTGTGGAAGGAAGCCGGCCTGCCCGACGGCGTGTTCAACGTCGTCCACGGTGACAAGGAAGCCGTCGACACGATCCTCGACAGCCCCGACGTCGCCTCGGTGTCCTTCGTCGGATCGACCCCGATCGCGAAGTACGTCTACGAGAACGGAACCGCCGCCGGCAAACGCGTCCAAGCGCTCGGCGGAGCGAAGAACCACATGCTCGTCCTGCCCGATGCCGATCTCGACCTCGCCGCCGACGCCGCCGTCAACGCCAGCTACGGCGCCGCCGGTGAGCGGTGCATGGCGATCTCCGTGGTCGTCGCCGTCGATTCGATCGCCGACGAGCTCGTGGCGAAGATCGCCGAGCGCACCCGCACCCTGCGCATCGGCGATGGTGCGACCGAGCCCGATATGGGGCCGCTGGTCACCGCCGCCCACCGTGACAAGGTCGCAGGCTACATCGATGCCGGCGCCGAGGCGGGTGCCACGGTCGTCCTCGACGGTCGGGAGAACACCCCGGCCGACGGGTTCTTCCTCAACCCGACCCTGTTCGACGACGTCACCACCGACATGTCGATCTACACAGACGAGATCTTCGGACCCGTGCTCTGCGTCGTCCGCGTCCCCGGCTACGACGAGGGGCTCGACCTCATCAACTCCAACCCGTACGGCAACGGCACCGCCATCTTCACCAACGACGGCGGCGCCGCCCGCCGGTACGAGAACGAAGTCGAGGTCGGCATGGTCGGCATCAACGTCCCGATCCCCGTGCCCGTGGGCTACTACTCCTTCGGCGGGTGGAAGAACTCGCTGTTCGGAGACACCCACGCCTACGGCGACGAAGGCGTCCACTTCTTCACACGCGGCAAGGTCGTGACCTCACGCTGGCTCGACCCCAGCCACGGCGGACTCAACCTCGGCTTCCCGACCAACGACTGACACCCACGCCACACAGAACCACCTCGGCGGCCGATGCGCTCAACGGCGGGCGCATCGGTCACTGACGAAAGAAGGACTGACATGACCATGATCGACACCACCCCCGCCGAGGCGGCCGCCTCGCCGCGAACAACGACGGAGTCCCAGCCGCGGATCGGCGAGGACGCCCTCGCCGGCGGGCGACGGGCCCATGAGCTCGACCGCGCCCACGTCTTCCATTCCTGGCAGGCGCAGGGGCCGTTCGAGCCGATGACGATCGTCGACGCCGCAGGCTCCTACGTCTGGGACGGTGAGGGCCGGAAGCTGCTCGATATGTCGTCCCAGCTGGTCAACACGAACATCGGCCACCAGCACCCCCGAGTCGTCGCTGCCATCCAGGAGCAGGCGGGCCGGCTGTGCACGATCGCCCCGCAGCACGTCAACGACGCCCGCTCCGAGGCGGCCCGGCTCATCACCGAACGCACCCCGGGCGACCTCGATCATGTGTTCTTCACGAACGGGGGAGCCGACGCGAATGAGCATGCGATCCGGATGGCACGGCTGCACACGGGCCGGACGAAGGTGCTCTCGGCCTACCGCAGTTACCACGGCGGCACGCAGCTGGCCGTCAACGTCACCGGCGACCCGCGCAGGTTCGCCAACGACTACTCCGCTGAGGGCATCGTCCACTTCATGCCCGCCTACCCGTATCGGTCGTACTTCAATTCGACGTCCGAAGTCGAGGAGACGCAGCGGGCGCTGGCCCACCTCGAGGACATGATCACTCTCGAAGGACCCGACAATATCGCCGCCCTCATCCTCGAGACCGTTCCGGGCACCGCGGGGATCTACTCCCCGCCGGCCGGCTACCTCGCCGGCGTGCGCGAGCTGACGGCGAAGTACGGGATCGTCTTCATCGCCGATGAGGTGATGGCCGGATTCGGCCGCACCGGTCGCTGGTTCGCCGTCGACCACTGGGACGTCACCCCGGACCTCATCACCTTCGCCAAGGGCGTGAACTCCGGATACGTCCCGCTCGGCGGGGTTGCCATCTCGGATGCGATCTTCGAGACCTTCCGCGACCGGGCCTACCCGGGCGGACTGACCTATTCGGGCCACCCGCTGGCCTGCGCGGCAGCGGTCGCGACGATCACCGCGATGGAATCCGAGGGGATGATCGGCAACGCCGACCGCCTCGGCGAGGACATCATCGGTCCGGGTCTGCGGGAGATCGCTGGGCGTCACCCCTCGGTC
Proteins encoded in this region:
- a CDS encoding CoA-acylating methylmalonate-semialdehyde dehydrogenase, which encodes MATLSHWINGQTVTADTDTRLGDITNPATGVVSGQVALGSKATVESAIAAAAAAFPGWRDTSLAKRTAVLFNFRELLNARKQELAEIITAEHGKVVSDALGEVARGQEVVEFACSIAGHLRGGHTENASTNIDVHSLRQPLGVSAIISPFNFPAMVPMWFFPVAIAAGNTVVLKPSEKDPTAANWLAELWKEAGLPDGVFNVVHGDKEAVDTILDSPDVASVSFVGSTPIAKYVYENGTAAGKRVQALGGAKNHMLVLPDADLDLAADAAVNASYGAAGERCMAISVVVAVDSIADELVAKIAERTRTLRIGDGATEPDMGPLVTAAHRDKVAGYIDAGAEAGATVVLDGRENTPADGFFLNPTLFDDVTTDMSIYTDEIFGPVLCVVRVPGYDEGLDLINSNPYGNGTAIFTNDGGAARRYENEVEVGMVGINVPIPVPVGYYSFGGWKNSLFGDTHAYGDEGVHFFTRGKVVTSRWLDPSHGGLNLGFPTND
- a CDS encoding aspartate aminotransferase family protein; its protein translation is MTMIDTTPAEAAASPRTTTESQPRIGEDALAGGRRAHELDRAHVFHSWQAQGPFEPMTIVDAAGSYVWDGEGRKLLDMSSQLVNTNIGHQHPRVVAAIQEQAGRLCTIAPQHVNDARSEAARLITERTPGDLDHVFFTNGGADANEHAIRMARLHTGRTKVLSAYRSYHGGTQLAVNVTGDPRRFANDYSAEGIVHFMPAYPYRSYFNSTSEVEETQRALAHLEDMITLEGPDNIAALILETVPGTAGIYSPPAGYLAGVRELTAKYGIVFIADEVMAGFGRTGRWFAVDHWDVTPDLITFAKGVNSGYVPLGGVAISDAIFETFRDRAYPGGLTYSGHPLACAAAVATITAMESEGMIGNADRLGEDIIGPGLREIAGRHPSVGDVRGMGCFWAVELVKDRTTKEPLAAYGGSSPEMNEVIAALKAEGVLPFANFNRIHVVPPLNTPDEDVRFGLAALDRALDVADRYVADRYVTEQIRTA